In Geobacter sp., the genomic stretch ACATAGAAAGCCGGCTTCCCGGCAACGAGAAGCAGCTCAGGAAGAACCTGCAGCTGGTCAAGCGCCATCTTTCCCTGTCCGGGGCCCGCTGCCTCGATATCGGCGCCGGCGCCGGGGTGTTTCCCCATCTTTTGACCGAAGAAGGCGCCACGGTGCACGGCATCGAACCGCAGGCGGTCTTCCGGGAGTTCACCCAGCGAAAATTCGGCATCGAGCTGCTGGGGGAGACCATCGATGCCAGCCACTGGCAGGAGGGTTTCAAAGGCTTTTTCGATGCGGTCACGCTGTGGGATGTGCTTGAGCATGTCAACTTCCCCGCCGAAACCCTGCGGGACGCCCATACCGTCATCAGGCCCGGTGGCTGGCTCTTTCTCGACACCCCTCGCCGGGACGCGCTCTTTTACCGGATCAGCGAATTGTCGTATCGCCTGAGCGGCGGCAGGAACTCCCTTTTCCTCGAATCCCTCTATTCTCCCATGCCGTTTCGCCACAAGCAGATATTCACCCTCCGGCAGTTGGTACAGCTGGTGGAATCGATCGGCTTTTCGGTGATCCAGCTGCAGAACAAGCCCCTTCAGCCGCAAAACAAGATGGTACTGGTCTGCCAGAAGCAGGCGGGCAATGGTGCTTAGTAGCAGCAATACGTTTCGTTAGAAACAGAGACCAGATTGTGGGTTGAAGATTGGTGCTCAACCAGCGGCCAGCGGCGACAGCGGTCGTTGCTGGCGCTAGCGCCTTGAAACGTTATGGCTGGAGGTGGGGGAGGTATTCGGCGATCAGTTCTTCGACCATATTGGCTTGAAGGACATCTCTTTGGCGCTTCATAGTGTCTCGTTCAGGCTGCTCTGCCAACCATCTCTTGAATCTGACAAAGGTCACCGGAGAAATGGTGTTCATCCTTGCCATGTGGCCGGTCGAGGAGACGATCATCGCCGAAAATCGAGGCCCATCGAGTAGCAGACCTGCATTACGTGCCGGTACCGCATAGAGCTCATCATCCTCGTCGGTCAGCCGCAACGGGTGGGGATCACCGTCCTTCGGTTCCCTTCTGATGATATCGACTTCGAAGCCCTTGCTGTTGACGGCGGTCTGTTTCTGGTCGTCACGGATTTCGAAGGTGGGATCCACCTTCTGGATCAGCTTCAGCATTGATGTACCCACATAGCTCATCTGTGTGATAAAGCTCAGGCGCTTCCGAATGTCCAGAAGAAGATCGACGTCCTGGGTTGCCAATGCGGCCGCGTCTCCAAAACCAACGCCTGCAGCAGCTTCATAAGCATAGAGGGCGTGAGTGCCG encodes the following:
- a CDS encoding methyltransferase domain-containing protein; protein product: MYDFSRCKLCAKNGAKPKYTLKKATVYACPACGFHYIDHLDDMPSGPRGGSAQTLDQKAWNYIESRLPGNEKQLRKNLQLVKRHLSLSGARCLDIGAGAGVFPHLLTEEGATVHGIEPQAVFREFTQRKFGIELLGETIDASHWQEGFKGFFDAVTLWDVLEHVNFPAETLRDAHTVIRPGGWLFLDTPRRDALFYRISELSYRLSGGRNSLFLESLYSPMPFRHKQIFTLRQLVQLVESIGFSVIQLQNKPLQPQNKMVLVCQKQAGNGA